From a single Oreochromis niloticus isolate F11D_XX linkage group LG4, O_niloticus_UMD_NMBU, whole genome shotgun sequence genomic region:
- the LOC109201795 gene encoding polycystic kidney disease protein 1-like 3: MDPAAFTPPTELRELITDSATKLINLWLKHEGEAFLYAVEDKLQQLISGYPWLLDSLHPLVQDFLLHELHLHPPAATARPLASMEDVPSDPPDEEFPGPSERSPRRKRRSRRRRGTPQPDVGTCKQPAVLVTSETVTPSRASPEAGCRSPANSGPLEVKTPAPAAPPENSLEQSRLSAPPESSIPASVHTGRGLRTCCFSVCFHWRARGARPVSSHVSWGSGEPSHLRVSSAGGPESPVQPQATSAGGSKEPVQPQATSAGGSKEPVQPQAMCAGGSKEPVQPQATSAGGSKEPVQPQATSAGGPEKPVQPHATSAGGPGGPSQHILMSADSPGKSVQPSPAELSPATSASSPAASSPPPAASSPPPAASSPAASSPAAVSLPSGSAAVPLPSGSAPVSSSTPGPASVSSSTPGPASVSSSTPGPAPMSSSTPASSAPSPGPDSSTPGPDSSMPGPASVSSSTPGPDSVSSSTPGPASVSSSTPGPASASPLPGPATSGPASSTSGPASSGPAVATPPWDPARPVPPRLCRPLSGPLSWHHGRRGRPPDRVRRHRWHRGRPPDLRRGRRCRVHGRPPEVFARRRRCCVHGRPPDLLWLLYGRPPGRPPELFVDSY, from the exons ATGGATCCAGCGGCATTCACCCCACCCACGGAGCTTCGAGAGCTCATAACGGACTCAGCTACAAAATTAATCAATCTGTGGCTAAAGCATGAGGGAGAAGCGTTTCTCTATGCTGTGGAGGACAAGCTACAACAGCTTATTTCCGGTTACCCCTGGTTATTGGACTCACTGCACCCGCTCGTACAGGATTTTCTTCTTCACGAgcttcaccttcaccctccCGCCGCTACCGCTCGCCCACTCGCTTCAATGGAGGACGTGCCGTCCGACCCGCCGGACGAGGAGTTTCCCGGCCCGTCGGAGCGGTCTCCAAGGAGGAAGCGACGTTCGCGCCGCCGGCGCGGCACTCCACAGCCGGATGTCGGGACATGTAAgcagccggctgtg CTGGTCACCTCAGAGACAGTTACTCCCTctagggcctccccagaggctgggtgTCGCTCACCAGCCAACTCTGGACCCCTAGAGGTCAAGACGCCAGCGCCAGCAGCTCCCCCAGAGAACTCACTAGAACAGTCTCGGCTCTCAGCACCCCCTGAGAGTTCAA TCCCAGCCAGTGTCCACACTGGCAGAGGTCTGCGTACCTGCTGCTTCAGTGTCTGTTTCcactggagggcccgaggagcccgtccagtcTCAAGCCACGTTAGCTGGGGTTCGGGAGAACCCAGCCACCTTCGagtgtcgtcagctggagggccagagtcgcccgtccagcctcaagccACGTCTGCTGGAGGTTCcaaggagcccgtccagcctcaagccACGTCTGCTGGAGGTTCcaaggagcccgtccagcctcaagccATGTGTGCTGGAGGTTCcaaggagcccgtccagcctcaagccACGTCTGCTGGAGGTTCcaaggagcccgtccagcctcaagccacgtctgctggagggcccgagaagcccgtccagcctcatgccacgTCTGCTGGGGGCCCTGGAGGACCCAGCCAGCACATCCTCATGTCAGCTGACAGTCCGGGGAAGTCTGTTCAGCCGTCACCTGCTGAACTATCCCCTGCGACTTCTGCATCATCTCCTGCAGCATCATCGCCTCCGCCTGCAGCATCATCGCCTCCGCCTGCAGCATCATCGCCTGCAGCATCATCGCCTgcagccgtctcgctgccgtcaggttccgcagctgtcccgctgccgtcaggttcggCCCCCGtgtcttcatccacgcctggtccggcctccgtgtcttcatccacgcctggtccggcctccgtgtcttcatccacgcctggTCCGGCCCCCAtgtcttcatccacgcctg cttcatcCGCGCCTTCGCCTGGTCCAGACTCGTCCACGCCTGGCCCAGACTCGTCCATGCCTGGCCCAGCCTCGGTGTCTTCGTCCACGCCTGGCCCAGACTCGGTGTCTTCGTCCACGCCTGGCCCAGCCTCGGTGTCTTCGTCCACGCCTGGCccagcttcagcttcacctTTGCCTGGTCCTGCCAcgtctggtcctgcctcgtccacgtctggtcctgcctcgtctggtcctgcgGTTGCCACACCGCCATGGGACCCAGCTCGTCCTGTTCCGCCTCGTCTCTGCCGGCCGCTTTCCGGGCCTCTAAGTTGGCATCATGGCCGTCGAGGACGGCCTCCGGACAGAGTTCGTCGCCACCGCTGGCATCGCGGCCGACCTCCGGACCTGCGCAGGGGCCGccgttgccgtgtgcacggtcggcctccAGAAGTGTTTGCCCGTCGCCGCCGTTGCTGTGTGCATGGCCGGCCCCCTGACCTGTTGTGGCTCCTGTATGGCCGACCTCCGGGTCGACCCCCTGAACTGTTCGTGGACTCTTATTGA